A DNA window from Budorcas taxicolor isolate Tak-1 chromosome 14, Takin1.1, whole genome shotgun sequence contains the following coding sequences:
- the TIGD5 gene encoding tigger transposable element-derived protein 5, translated as MYSAGPPAVPAPRRGRRPPPGCPMQPPRPPAPAPVPAARPPPPAPGPRPRVAVKMAFRKAYSIKDKLQAIERVKGGERQASVCRDFGVPGGTLRGWLKDEPKLRWFLEQLGGEVGTQRKKMRLANEEEIDRAVYSWFLALRQHGVPLSGPLIQAQAEAFARQIYGPECTFKASHGWFWRWQKRHGISSQRIYGEAEPAAAGPAPGPPVKQEPGQPTRAGPLPDRAASTAAPAEGGYGDEQIYNANVTGLYWKLLPEQAAPVGAGGCGRRWRGDRVTVLLAANLTGSHKLKPLVIGQLPDPPSLRHHNQDKFPASYRYSPDAWLSRPLLRGWFFEEFVPGVRRYLRRSCLQQKAVLLVAHPPCPSSDARMPAVEGSEETRRRCRPEPTGPPEELQTPDGAVRVLFLCRGSGRAHIPAPLEQGVVAAFKQLYKRELLRLAVSCAGGSPLDFMRSFMLKDMLYLAGLSWDLVQAGSIERCWLLGLRAAFEPRPVEERTGQPAGQAEEAAERSRVLSDLTHLAALAYKRLAPEEVAEWLHLDDDGGLPDDGREDWGPSRPPVLVPGGPLLPTSLPSVAGEEEEEEAIPTAGEAVRGLETALRWLETQDPREVGPLKLVQLRSLISTARRLGGIGPSPTVPDDGL; from the coding sequence ATGTACTCTGCGGGACCCCCGGCTGTCCCGGCCCCGCGCCGCGGTCGCCGACCCCCCCCCGGATGCCCCATGCAACCGCCGCGGCCCCCCGCGCCCGCCCCGGTCCCCGCCGCTCGGCCGCCGCCCCCCGCGCCCGGGCCGCGGCCCCGCGTCGCCGTGAAGATGGCCTTCCGCAAGGCCTACTCCATCAAGGATAAGCTGCAGGCCATCGAGCGCGTCAAGGGCGGCGAGCGGCAGGCCAGCGTGTGCCGCGACTTCGGCGTGCCCGGCGGCACGCTGCGCGGCTGGCTCAAGGACGAACCCAAGCTGCGCTGGTTCCTGGAGCAGCTGGGCGGCGAGGTGGGCACGCAGCGCAAGAAGATGCGGCTGGCCAACGAGGAGGAGATCGACCGCGCCGTCTACTCGTGGTTCCTGGCGCTGCGCCAGCACGGCGTGCCGCTGTCGGGGCCGCTCATCCAGGCGCAGGCCGAGGCCTTCGCGCGCCAGATCTACGGGCCCGAATGCACCTTCAAGGCCAGCCACGGCTGGTTCTGGCGCTGGCAGAAGCGCCACGGCATCTCCAGCCAGCGCATCTACGGCGAGGCCGAGCCCGCGgccgccggccccgcccctggcccGCCTGTCAAGCAGGAGCCGGGGCAGCCCACCCGCGCCGGGCCCCTGCCCGACCGCGCTGCGAGTACTGCAGCCCCCGCCGAGGGCGGCTACGGCGACGAGCAGATCTACAACGCCAACGTCACGGGCCTCTACTGGAAGCTGCTCCCAGAGCAGGCCGCGCCCGTGGGTGCGGGGGGCTGCGGCCGCCGCTGGCGGGGCGACCGGGTGACAGTCCTGCTGGCCGCTAACCTGACCGGCAGCCACAAGCTGAAGCCGCTGGTCATCGGGCAGCTGCCAGACCCACCAAGCCTGCGCCACCACAACCAGGACAAGTTCCCTGCCTCCTACCGCTACAGCCCCGACGCCTGGCTCAGCCGCCCGCTGCTGCGAGGCTGGTTCTTCGAGGAGTTCGTCCCTGGTGTCAGGCGCTACCTGCGCCGCAGCTGCCTGCAGCAGAAGGCCGTGCTGCTGGTGGCCCACCCGCCCTGCCCCAGCTCTGATGCCAGGATGCCTGCCGTGGAGGGGAGCGAGGAGACCCGCAGGAGGTGCCGGCCTGAGCCCACCGGTCCCCCGGAGGAGCTGCAGACCCCCGACGGGGCCGTGCGGGTGCTGTTCCTGtgcaggggcagcggccgggcgCACATACCCGCCCCCCTGGAGCAGGGGGTAGTGGCCGCGTTTAAGCAGCTGTACAAGCGCGAGCTGCTGCGGCTAGCCGTGTCCTGCGCCGGGGGGTCCCCGCTGGACTTCATGCGCAGCTTCATGCTCAAGGACATGCTCTACCTGGCCGGCCTCTCCTGGGACCTGGTGCAGGCGGGCAGCATTGAGCGCTGCTGGCTGCTGGGCTTGCGGGCTGCCTTCGAGCCCCGGCCGGTGGAGGAGCGCACTGGGCAGCCTGCTGGCCAGGCCGAGGAGGCTGCAGAGCGCAGCAGGGTGCTCAGTGACCTCACGCACCTGGCAGCCCTGGCCTACAAGCGCCTGGCTCCAGAGGAGGTGGCCGAGTGGCTGCACCTGGATGATGATGGGGGGCTGCCGGACGATGGCAGAGAGGACTGGGGCCCCAGCCGGCCTCCAGTGCTGGTCCCCGGGggccccctgctccccaccagcCTACCCTCGgtggcaggagaagaggaggaggaggaggccatcCCCACTGCTGGGGAGGCCGTAAGGGGTCTGGAGACGGCGCTGCGgtggctggagaccca
- the EEF1D gene encoding elongation factor 1-delta codes for MPLPPGHPALPPSTASAISLASMRSLKASCALETVWEDKQKYGEAERRFYEHEATRAATQQLLAETLAMNGPGQEDEEDSGSRREPGKNLDGKKPLQKKRKRSPKGWLGQADLALVGLSADHVWLDKPLFDQAESLYRQRLADVAAQAAQHPALAPGAPCTHGSQVACHHVAWGIWVNKSSFDQAERAFVEWSQALLLATEGSGAPGAPDTGQQAAALDLRLVRQPGPPANGQPPLGSLQALVREVWLEKPRYDAAERGFYEALFDGHPPGKVRLQERASQAEGARRGRRDRKGRNAAGSKRLGPRRADGEAPCALPYWYFLHKDAEAPWLSKPTYDSAECRHHAAEALRMAWRLEAASLAHRPGTRPGPSMSSLRPKKMATNFLVHEKIWFDKFKYDDAERKFYEQMNGPVAGSSRQENGASVILRDIARARENIQKSLAGSAGPGASSGPSGDHSELVTRIASLEVENQSLRGVVQDLQQAVSKLEARLSALEKSSPAHRATTPQTQHVSPMRQVEPPSRKAATATEDDEDDDIDLFGSDEEEDKEAARLREERLRQYAEKKAKKPALVAKSSILLDVKPWDDETDMAQLEACVRSIQLDGLVWGSSKLVPVGYGIRKLQIQCVVEDDKVGTDQLEEEITKFEEHVQSVDIAAFNKI; via the exons ATGCCCCTGCCCCCTGGGCACCCGGCCCTGCCTCCCAGCACTGCCTCTGCCATCAGCCTGGCCTCG ATGAGGAGCCTGAAGGCCTCCTGCGCCCTGGAGACCGTCTGGGAGGACAAGCAGAAGTATGGGGAAGCCGAGCGGAGGTTCTATGAGCACGAGGCCACGAGAGCCGCCACCCAGCAGCTCCTGGCCGAGACGCTGGCCATGAACGGGCCAGGTCAGGAGGACGAGGAGGACAGCGGCAGCAGGAGAGAGCCTGGGAAGAACCTCGACGGGAAGAAGCCGCTGCAGAAAAAGAGGAAGCGCTCCCCAAAGGGCTGGCTCGGCCAGGCGGACCTGGCCCTCGTAGGCCTCTCGGCTGACCACGTCTGGCTGGACAAGCCGCTTTTCGACCAGGCGGAGAGCTTGTACCGCCAGAGGCTGGCCGACGTGGCCGCCCAGGCAGCCCAGCATCCCGCCCTGGCGCCCGGGGCCCCCTGCACCCACGGGAGCCAGGTGGCCTGCCACCACGTGGCCTGGGGCATCTGGGTCAACAAGTCGTCCTTCGACCAGGCTGAGCGGGCATTTGTGGAGTGGTCTCAGGCCCTGCTGCTGGCCACAGAGGGGAGTGGCGCACCGGGGGCTCCCGACACGGGCCAGCAGGCAGCCGCCCTCGATCTGCGCCTTGTCCGCCAGCCCGGTCCACCAGCCAACGGCCAGCCGCCACTGGGCAGCCTGCAGGCGCTGGTGCGGGAGGTGTGGCTGGAGAAACCCCGCTACGATGCAGCCGAGAGGGGCTTCTATGAGGCCCTGTTTGATGGCCATCCCCCCGGGAAGGTGCGCCTGCAGGAGCGAGCCAGCCAGGCCGAGGGTGCCCGGCGGGGCCGCAGAGACCGGAAGGGCCGCAACGCCGCGGGAAGCAAGCGCCTCGGGCCGCGGCGGGCCGACGGGGAGGCCCCCTGTGCCCTGCCCTACTGGTACTTCCTGCATAAGGACGCCGAGGCCCCCTGGCTCAGCAAACCCACCTACGACAGCGCGGAGTGCCGCCACCATGCGGCTGAGGCCCTGCGCATGGCCTGGCGCCTCGAAGCTGCATCCCTGGCTCACCGACCCGGTACCCGGCCGGGCCCATCCATGTCCAGCCTGAGACCCAA AAAAATGGCCACAAACTTCCTCGTGCATGAGAAGATCTGGTTTGACAAGTTCAAATACGATGATGCAGAGAGGAAGTTCTACGAGCAGATGAATGGGCCCGTGGCTGGCTCCTCACGCCAG GAGAATGGCGCCAGTGTGATCCTCCGTGACATCGCGAGAGCCAGAGAAAACATCCAGAAGTCTCTGGCTGGA AGCGCAGGCCCCGGGGCCTCCAGTGGGCCCAGTGGAGACCACAGTGAGCTGGTCACCCGGATTGCCAGCCTGGAAGTGGAGAACCAGAGCCTGCGAGGAG TGGTGCAGGATCTGCAGCAGGCTGTCTCCAAGCTGGAGGCACGGCTGAGCGCCCTGGAGAAGAGCTCGCCTGCCCACCGGGCCACCACTCCACAGACCCAG CACGTGTCTCCCATGCGCCAAGTGGAGCCGCCCAGCAGGAAGGCGGCCACCGCTACGGAGGACGATGAGGACGACGACATCGACCTGTTTGGTAGCGACGAGGAGGAGGACAAGGAGGCTGCCCGGCTGCGGGAGGAGAGGCTGCGGCAGTACGCAGAGAAGAAGGCCAAGAAGCCTGCCCTAGTGGCCAAGTCCTCCATCCTTCTGGATGTGAAGCCT TGGGATGATGAGACGGACATGGCCCAACTGGAGGCCTGTGTGCGCTCCATCCAGCTGGACGGGTTGGTCTGGGGGAGCTCCAAGCTGGTGCCCGTGGGCTACGGCATCCGCAAGCTGCAGATCCAGTGTGTGGTGGAGGACGACAAGGTGGGGACAGACCAGCTGGAAGAGGAGATCACCAAGTTCGAGGAGCAC GTGCAGAGCGTCGACATTGCTGCTTTCAACAAGATCTGA
- the NAPRT gene encoding nicotinate phosphoribosyltransferase: MAAEQDPEGRAAARPLLTDLYQVTMALGYWRAGRAQDQAEFELFFRQCPFGGAFALAAGLRDCVRFLRAFRLRDADLQFLASALPPDTDPAFFEHLRALDCSGVTVRALPEGSLAFPGVPLLQVSGPLLVAQLLETPLLCLVGYASLIATNAARLRLIAGPDKRLLEMGLRRAQGPDGGLTASTYSYLGGFDASSNVLAGQLRGVPVAGTLAHSFVTSFSGSEVPPDPMLAPAAGQGSQVDLAASVETWLERVCGHLGLGVQEPHRGERAAFVAYALAFPRAFQGLLDTYSVRRSGLPNFLAVALALQELGYQAVGVRLDSGDLLQQAREIRGVFRTTAAQFGVPWLQSVPIAVSNNIDEEELARLAQKGSEVNVIGIGTSVVTCPRQPSLGCVYKLVSVGGQPRMKLTEDPEKQTLPGSKAAFRLLGSDGSLLLDVLQLVEEPPPQAGQELRVWPRGARESRTVRPAHVEPLLRLWVQQGQLCEPLPSLAESRAFAQQSLHRLSPAHRRLEQPALYQVALSEKLQALVDRLSARGAL, translated from the exons ATGGCGGCGGAGCAGGACCCCGAGGGGCGCGCGGCGGCGCGGCCGCTGCTCACCGACCTGTACCAGGTCACCATGGCACTGGGCTACTGGCGCGCAGGCCGCGCGCAGGACCAGGCCGAGTTCGAGCTCTTCTTCCGCCAGTGCCCGTTCGGCGGAGCCTTTGCCTTGGCCGCGGGGCTGCGAGACTGCGTGCGTTTCCTGCGTGCCTTCCGCCTGCGGGACGCAG ACCTGCAGTTCCTGGCTTCGGCGCTGCCCCCAGACACAGACCCCGCGTTCTTTGAGCACCTTCGTGCCCTCGACTGCTCTGGTGTGACGGTGCGGGCCCTGCCCGAGGGCTCCCTCGCCTTCCCCGGC GTGCCGCTACTGCAGGTGTCCGGGCCGCTGCTGGTGGCGCAGCTGCTGGAGACGCCGCTCCTCTGCCTGGTCGGCTACGCCAG CCTCATCGCCACAAATGCCGCGCGCCTTCGCCTGATCGCAGGGCCCGACAAGCGGCTGCTGGAGATGGGGCTTCGGCGTGCTCAGGGCCCCGACGGGGGTCTTACTGCTTCTACCTACAGCTACTTGGGCG GCTTCGATGCCAGCAGCAACGTGCTCGCAGGACAGCTGCGGGGCGTGCCGGTGGCTGGGACCCTGGCGCACTCCTTTGTCACTTCCTTTTCAGGCAGCGAGGTGCCCCCTGACCCG ATGTTGGCTCCAGCGGCCGGTCAGGGCTCCCAGGTGGATCTGGCTGCCAGTGTGGAGACGTGGCTGGAGCGTGTGTGTGGCCACCTGGGGCTGGGTGTGCAAGAGCCGCACCGGGGAGAGCGGGCAGCCTTTGTGGCCTATGCCCTGGCCTTTCCCCGGGCCTTCCAGGGCCTGCTGGACACCTACAGTGTGCGGAG GAGCGGGCTCCCCAACTTCCTGGCTGTAGCCCTGGCCCTTCAGGAGCTGGGCTACCAGGCAGTGGGCGTGAGGCTGGACAGTGGCGACCTGCTTCAGCAGGCTCGGGAGATCCGCGGGGTCTTCCGGACAACTGCAGCCCA GTTTGGGGTGCCCTGGCTGCAGTCGGTCCCCATTGCTGTCAGCAACAACATTGACGAGGAGGAGCTGGCCCGGCTGGCCCAGAAG GGCAGTGAGGTGAACGTCATTGGCATCGGCACTAGCGTGGTCACCTGCCCTCGCCAGCCTTCCCTGGGCTGTGTCTACAAG CTGGTGTCTGTGGGAGGCCAGCCGCGGATGAAGCTGACCGAGGACCCCGAGAAGCAGACATTGCCTGGGAGCAAGGCTGCCTTccggctcctgggctctgatg GGTCTCTGCTGCTAGATGTGCTGCAGTTGGTAGAGGAGCCACCTCCTCAGGCTGGCCAGGAGCTGAGAGTCTGGCCTCGAGGGGCCCGGGAGTCCCGTACTGTGAGGCCGGCCCACGTGGAGCCGCTGCTGCGACTCTGGGTCCAGCAGGGACAG CTGTGTGAGCCGCTGCCATCTCTGGCTGAATCCAGAGCTTTTGCCCAGCAGTCCCTGCACCGTCTGAGCCCCGCCCACAGGCGGCTGGAGCAGCCGGCACTGTACCAG GTCGCGCTGTCTGAGAAGCTCCAGGCCCTGGTGGACAGACTGAGTGCCAGAGGAGCCCTCTGA
- the MROH6 gene encoding maestro heat-like repeat-containing protein family member 6 → MAGGMWGPARGAPVGALTLTALAEGIRASRGQPTGPPAPGPQPQPEPEPAVAEPGRATTIPMAGGEPLSPPPPQEPAPEGPQLIPRSSWEEGALADLAMYTATCLEEAGFVGTQATALTLSSALEARGHRLEDQVHGLVRGLLAQVPHLAEGRPRRAALRVLSALALEHSRDVVFALLRCSPAPDGAAAELWRSLSRNQRVNGQVLVQLLWALKGSAGSQLEALAATRALGEMLAVSGCIGATRGFYPHLLLVLVTQLHELAWDAHPPDTPKVWAPSHRGPPHSHASCTLEALKALLSGDGGRMVVTCMEQAGGWRRLVGARTHLEGVLLLASALVAHADHHLRGLFADLLPRLRSTEDAQRLTAMAFFTGLLQSQPTARLLREEVILERLRAWQGDPEPTVRWLGLLGLGHLALNRGKVRHATTLLPALLGALGEGDPRLVDAALGALRRVLLRPQAPVRLLSSELRPRLPPLLDDARDSVRASAVGLLGTLVRRGRGGLRVGLRRPLRKLVLQCLVPLLLRLHDPNPDTAESSEWTLARCDQALHWGLLEEMVTVAHYDSPEALSRICHCMVQWYPSHVPSFLSQTQGYLRSPQGPLRRAAVLLTGFLVHHSSPSHVNQDLLDSLFQDLGRLRSDPEPAVAAAAHVSGQQVALLARAQPQPCGWSLRHLPRPGRPRPRPARPPPVYAGSPFQHRSLPGRWGCSGAG, encoded by the exons ATGGCTGGGGGCATGTGGGGCCCTGCCCGTGGGGCCCCCGTGGGGGCCCTGACCCTGACAGCCCTGGCTGAAGGGATCCGGGCCAGCCGGGGGCAGCCCACGGGaccccctgccccaggccctcaGCCCCAGCCTGAACCTGAACCTGCAGTGGCGGAGCCTGGGAGGGCAACCACCATCCCCATGGCTGGCGGTGagcccctctccccgccccctccccaggagCCAGCCCCCGAGGGGCCCCAGCTG attCCCCGGAGCTCCTGGGAGGAGGGGGCCCTCGCAGACCTGGCCATGTACACCGCCACCTGCCTGGAAGAGGCTGGCTTTGTGGGAACCCAGGCGACAGCGCTCACCCTGTCCTCAGCCCTGGAGGCGCGGGGGCACAGGCTGGAGGACCAG GTGCATGGGCTCGTGCGGGGGCTGCTGGCGCAGGTGCCCCACCTGGCAGAGGGGCGGCCCCGGCGGGCGGCGCTGCGGGTGTTGAGCGCGCTGGCTCTGGAGCACTCCCGGGACGTGGTGTTCGCCCTGCTGCGCTGCTCACCGGCCCCGGACGG AGCGGCCGCTGAGCTCTGGCGCAGCCTGAGCCGGAACCAGCGTGTGAACGGACAGGTGCTGGTGCAGTTGCTTTGGGCGCTAAAGGGCTCAGCCGGATCCCAGCTGGAGGCGCTGGCG GCCACTCGCGCCCTTGGGGAGATGCTGGCTGTGTCCGGCTGCATAGGTGCCACTCGAGGCTTCTACCCGCACCTTCTCCTGGTGCTGGTCACTCAGCTCCATGAGCTGGCATGGGACGCACACCCCCCCGACACACCCAAGGTTTGGGCCCCATCTCACCGAGGGCCACCGCACAGTCATGCCAG CTGCACCTTGGAGGCCCTGAAGGCCCTGCTCTCTGGGGATGGAGGCCGCATGGTGGTAACGTGCATGGAGcaggctggaggctggaggagactggtgggagcCCGCACCCACCTGGAGGGTGTCCTGCTGCTGGCCAG TGCCCTGGTGGCCCATGCCGACCACCACCTGCGAGGCCTGTTCGCTGACTTGCTGCCGCGGCTGCGCAGCACAGAGGACGCACAGCGCCTGACGGCCATGGCCTTCTTCACCGGG CTGTTGCAGAGCCAGCCCACTGCGCGGCTCCTGCGGGAGGAGGTGATCCTGGAGCGGCTCCGCGCCTGGCAGGGCGACCCTGAGCCCACCGTGCGCTGGCTGGGCCTGCTGGGCCTCGGCCACCTGGCGCTGAACCGCgggaag GTGCGCCACGCGACCACGCTGCTGCCCGCGCTCCTGGGCGCGCTGGGCGAGGGTGACCCGCGGCTCGTGGACGCCGCGCTGGGGGCGCTGCGGAGGGTCCTGCTGCGGCCGCAGGCGCCCGTGCGGCTCCTGAGCTCGGAGCTGCGGCCACGCCTCCCACCGCTCCTGGACGAC GCCCGGGACTCGGTCCGCGCCTCCGCAGTCGGGCTGCTCGGGACGCTGGTGCGGCGCGGCCGGGGCGGGCTCCGGGTGGGGCTCCGCCGCCCCCTGCGGAAGCTGGTGCTGCAGTGTCTCGTTCCGCTGCTGTTGCGCCTGCACGACCCCAACCCAGACACCGCTGAG AGCTCAGAATGGACCCTGGCCCGCTGTGACCAGGCCCTGCACTGGGGCCTGCTGGAGGAGATGGTCACGGTGGCCCACTACGACAGCCCTGAGGCCCTAAGCCGCATCTGCCACTGCATG GTCCAGTGGTACCCGAGTCATGTGCCCAGCTTCCTGAGCCAGACCCAGGGCTACCTAAGGAGCCCTCAGGGCCCCCTGCGCCGGGCGGCCGTCCTGCTCACAG gcttcctggtccatcacTCCAGTCCCAGCCACGTCAACCAGGACCTGCTGGACTCTCTGTTCCAGG ACTTGGGGCGGCTGCGGAGCGACCCTGAGCCCGCTGTGGCGGCGGCAGCACACGTGTCTGGCCAGCAGGTGGCGTTGCTGGCCCGCGCGCAGCCCCAGCCCTGCGGCTGGAGCCTCCGGCACCTCCCCCGCCccggccggccccgcccccggccggcCCGGCCCCCGCCCGTCTACGCCGGCAGCCCGTTCCAGCACCGCAGCCTCCCCGGCCGCTGGGGCTGTTCAGGTGCAGGCTGA
- the GSDMD gene encoding gasdermin-D isoform X1, whose amino-acid sequence MASAFEKVVRSVVRELDHKELTPVDSLWSSASFQPYSLLSRKPLHSWFWRPRYMCVNLSIRDILEPDAPEPVLECGGTFQFHDAMDGQLQGSVNLEAPGQGRLSGGAAVSGSSSASMDLRTLRVAPNTWEAMHHERRLRQPEPKTLQQLRSRGHDVFVVTEVLQTQKEVEVTRTHKQEGSGQFALLGALCLQGKGEGHLSRKKTVTIPSGSTLAFRVAQLVIGSDWDVLLFPDKKQRTFPSLQAGHRPSSSADGHPRSCFSFASMRGFSYSSCQFQSDGSMEHWLETTDDFKGLQAEVKAWAVGLEGLSKGPCGRLLGGLRQVLRDEPALQALEESLEQGLCGGQMEPRDGPVGAILESLVLPSGQLEPELADSIFYLLQALAALSEAQHVLLAEVLEMGTLSGTFWLVECLVEQSSPWQEHRAVSLPPERLGDSWGSEAPAWALLEVCGLEPQEPVCTPPLGGRRGKPCSLPVWLAAALQPQDYWLNRRNGESLVVCWLRTRHFRRWGPGLIPGWGTKIPQATWPKKIKIKRRGGWPSCGQPEKTQDRG is encoded by the exons ATGGCATCAGCCTTTGAGAAGGTGGTCAGGAGCGTGGTCCGGGAGCTGGACCACAAGGAGCTCACCCCCGTGGATAGCCTGTGGAGCTCCGCCAGCTTCCAGCCCTACAGCCTTTTGAGCAGGAAGCCCTTGCACTCATGGTTCTGGAGACCGCGCTACATGTGTGTCAACTTGTCCATCAGGGACATCCTAGAGCCCGATGCGCCGGAGCCAG TGCTGGAGTGTGGCGGCACCTTCCAGTTCCACGATGCAATGGATGGGCAGCTGCAGGGCAGCGTGAACCTGGAGGCCCCGGGACAGGGCAGGCTCTCAGGCGGGGCTGCAGTGTCCGGCAGTTCCAGCGCCTCGATGGACCTGCGCACTCTGAGAGTGGCTcccaacacctgggaagccatgcaCCATGAGAG GCGCCTGCGGCAGCCTGAGCCCAAAACCCTGCAGCAGCTGCGGAGTCGGGGGCATGACGTGTTCGTAGTGACCGAGGTGCTGCAGACACAGAAGGAGGTGGAGGTCACCCGGACGCACAAGCAGGAGGGCTCAGGCCAGTTTGCACTTCTGGGAGCCCTCTGCTTGCAG GGCAAAGGCGAGGGCCACCTGAGCCGGAAGAAGACGGTCACCATCCCCTCAGGCAGCACCCTCGCATTTCGGGTGGCCCAGCTGGTTATTGGCTCTGACTGGG ATGTCCTCCTCTTCCCAGACAAGAAGCAAAGGACCTTCCCGTCGCTGCAGGCAG GCCACAGGCCCTCCAGCAGTGCAGACGGCCATCCACGTTCGTGCTTCAGCTTTGCCTCCATGAGGGGCTTCTCTTACTCCTCCTGCCAGTTCCAGTCGG ATGGGTCCATGGAGCACTGGCTGGAGACCACTGACGACTTCAAGGGCCTCCAGGCAGAGGTGAAGGCCTGGGCCGTGGGCCTGGAGGGCTTGTCCAAGGGGCCGTGTGGGCGGCTGCTGGGTGGCCTGAGGCAGGTGCTACGGGACGAGCCAGCTCTGCAAGCCCTGGAGGAGTCG CTGGAGCAGGGCCTGTGTGGTGGGCAGATGGAGCCTCGGGACGGTCCGGTGGGCGCCATTCTTGAATCCCTGGTGCTGCCCTCTGGACAGCTGGAACCGGAGCTCGCGGACTCCATCTTCTACCTGCTGCAAGCACTAGCAG CGCTGAGCGAAGCCCAGCACGTGCTGCTGGCTGAGGTGCTGGAGATGGGGACCCTGTCAGGGACGTTTTGGCTG GTGGAGTGCCTTGTGGAGCAGAGCAGCCCGTGGCAGGAGCACCGGGCAGTGTCCCTGCCGCCAGAGCGCCTGGGCGACAGCTGGGGCTCAGAGGCACCTGCCTGGGCTCTGCTGGAGGTGTGCGGCTTGGAGCCCCAG GAGCCGGTCTGCACTCCTCCACTTGGTGGAAGGCGAGGGAAGCCATGTTCCCTTCCTGTCTGGCTTGCTGCTGCCCTGCAGCCCCAGGACTACTGGCTAAACAGAAGGAATGGAGAATCCCTGGTGGTCTGTTGGTTAAGGACTCGGCACTTCCGCCGCTGGGGCCCGGgattgattcctggttggggaacaaagatcccacaagcaacatggcccaaaaaaataaaaataaagagaagaggtGGTTGGCCCAGCTGTGGCCAACCTGAGAAAACTCAGGATCGAGGTTGA
- the GSDMD gene encoding gasdermin-D isoform X2, with amino-acid sequence MASAFEKVVRSVVRELDHKELTPVDSLWSSASFQPYSLLSRKPLHSWFWRPRYMCVNLSIRDILEPDAPEPVLECGGTFQFHDAMDGQLQGSVNLEAPGQGRLSGGAAVSGSSSASMDLRTLRVAPNTWEAMHHERRLRQPEPKTLQQLRSRGHDVFVVTEVLQTQKEVEVTRTHKQEGSGQFALLGALCLQGKGEGHLSRKKTVTIPSGSTLAFRVAQLVIGSDWDVLLFPDKKQRTFPSLQAGHRPSSSADGHPRSCFSFASMRGFSYSSCQFQSDGSMEHWLETTDDFKGLQAEVKAWAVGLEGLSKGPCGRLLGGLRQVLRDEPALQALEESLEQGLCGGQMEPRDGPVGAILESLVLPSGQLEPELADSIFYLLQALAALSEAQHVLLAEVLEMGTLSGTFWLVECLVEQSSPWQEHRAVSLPPERLGDSWGSEAPAWALLEVCGLEPQVGTPQVCWEPGARGRVCALYACLALLLRLSRLC; translated from the exons ATGGCATCAGCCTTTGAGAAGGTGGTCAGGAGCGTGGTCCGGGAGCTGGACCACAAGGAGCTCACCCCCGTGGATAGCCTGTGGAGCTCCGCCAGCTTCCAGCCCTACAGCCTTTTGAGCAGGAAGCCCTTGCACTCATGGTTCTGGAGACCGCGCTACATGTGTGTCAACTTGTCCATCAGGGACATCCTAGAGCCCGATGCGCCGGAGCCAG TGCTGGAGTGTGGCGGCACCTTCCAGTTCCACGATGCAATGGATGGGCAGCTGCAGGGCAGCGTGAACCTGGAGGCCCCGGGACAGGGCAGGCTCTCAGGCGGGGCTGCAGTGTCCGGCAGTTCCAGCGCCTCGATGGACCTGCGCACTCTGAGAGTGGCTcccaacacctgggaagccatgcaCCATGAGAG GCGCCTGCGGCAGCCTGAGCCCAAAACCCTGCAGCAGCTGCGGAGTCGGGGGCATGACGTGTTCGTAGTGACCGAGGTGCTGCAGACACAGAAGGAGGTGGAGGTCACCCGGACGCACAAGCAGGAGGGCTCAGGCCAGTTTGCACTTCTGGGAGCCCTCTGCTTGCAG GGCAAAGGCGAGGGCCACCTGAGCCGGAAGAAGACGGTCACCATCCCCTCAGGCAGCACCCTCGCATTTCGGGTGGCCCAGCTGGTTATTGGCTCTGACTGGG ATGTCCTCCTCTTCCCAGACAAGAAGCAAAGGACCTTCCCGTCGCTGCAGGCAG GCCACAGGCCCTCCAGCAGTGCAGACGGCCATCCACGTTCGTGCTTCAGCTTTGCCTCCATGAGGGGCTTCTCTTACTCCTCCTGCCAGTTCCAGTCGG ATGGGTCCATGGAGCACTGGCTGGAGACCACTGACGACTTCAAGGGCCTCCAGGCAGAGGTGAAGGCCTGGGCCGTGGGCCTGGAGGGCTTGTCCAAGGGGCCGTGTGGGCGGCTGCTGGGTGGCCTGAGGCAGGTGCTACGGGACGAGCCAGCTCTGCAAGCCCTGGAGGAGTCG CTGGAGCAGGGCCTGTGTGGTGGGCAGATGGAGCCTCGGGACGGTCCGGTGGGCGCCATTCTTGAATCCCTGGTGCTGCCCTCTGGACAGCTGGAACCGGAGCTCGCGGACTCCATCTTCTACCTGCTGCAAGCACTAGCAG CGCTGAGCGAAGCCCAGCACGTGCTGCTGGCTGAGGTGCTGGAGATGGGGACCCTGTCAGGGACGTTTTGGCTG GTGGAGTGCCTTGTGGAGCAGAGCAGCCCGTGGCAGGAGCACCGGGCAGTGTCCCTGCCGCCAGAGCGCCTGGGCGACAGCTGGGGCTCAGAGGCACCTGCCTGGGCTCTGCTGGAGGTGTGCGGCTTGGAGCCCCAGGTGGGCACCCCCCAGGTGtgctgggagcctggggcccGCGGCCGCGTGTGCGCGCTTTATGCCTGTCTGGCACTGCTGCTCAGGCTGAGCCGGCTCTGCTAG